A genome region from Salvia splendens isolate huo1 chromosome 19, SspV2, whole genome shotgun sequence includes the following:
- the LOC121780259 gene encoding cytokinin dehydrogenase 7-like, translating to MIAYIERFVHENDVDSSDYTGEVLSDLSDAGHDFGGIQFSKPLAVLRPSDASDVAKILRLAARSPHLTVAARGNGHSVNGQAMAHRGLVVDMKSLSCGIHVDAKGIYADVGGGALWEDVLRHCVVNHRLAPRSWTDYLGLTVGGTLSNAGVSGQAFAHGPQTENVTELEVVTGNGDVLVCSKRQNSELFFGTLGALGQFGIITRARVLLQPAPDMVRWIRVVYTEFRDFTRDAESLVTRPDGDTFDYVEGFVFVNSDDPVNGWPSVPLDRYGSFDPSRFSSSAGPVLYCLEVALHYKNEDSPSTVDTKVERLMGGLRGKEGMRFEAELGYMEFLLRVKRVEEEAKAKGIWGAPHPWLNLFVSKNNIGEFDHVVFKNILKHGVGGPMLLYPLLRSKWDSRKSVALPEGEIFYLVALLRFCSPYQDGLSVHQMVVQNQEILQSCTKNGIDYKLYLPHYNSVEGWKRHFGNQWTRFQERKARFDPMAILAPGQKIFSRNWQHS from the exons ATGATTGCCTACATCGAGCGATTCGTCCACGAAAACGACGTCGATTCATCCGATTACACCGGCGAGGTCCTCTCCGACCTCTCCGACGCCGGCCACGACTTCGGCGGCATCCAATTCTCCAAACCCCTCGCCGTCCTCCGCCCCTCCGACGCCTCCGACGTCGCCAAAATCCTCCGATTAGCCGCCCGCTCGCCGCACCTCACCGTCGCCGCCCGCGGCAACGGCCACTCCGTCAACGGCCAGGCCATGGCCCACCGCGGCCTCGTCGTCGACATGAAATCCCTCTCCTGCGGGATCCACGTCGACGCCAAGGGGATTTACGCCGACGTCGGTGGCGGCGCATTGTGGGAGGACGTCCTCCGCCACTGCGTCGTGAATCACCGCCTCGCGCCGCGCTCGTGGACGGACTATCTGGGACTAACTGTCGGCGGCACTTTATCCAACGCCGGCGTTAGCGGCCAAGCCTTCGCTCACGGACCTCAGACGGAAAACGTCACGGAGTTAGAAGTCGTTACGGGAAACGGCGACGTTTTGGTCTGCTCAAAGCGGCAGAATTCAGAGCTCTTTTTCGGCACGCTTGGCGCACTTGGGCAGTTCGGGATTATCACCCGCGCCCGAGTCCTGCTCCAACCCGCACCCGATATg GTGAGGTGGATAAGGGTGGTGTACACCGAGTTCCGCGACTTCACCCGGGATGCCGAGTCGCTGGTGACTCGGCCCGATGGGGATACGTTCGACTACGTCGAAGGTTTTGTCTTTGTCAACAGCGACGACCCGGTTAACGGGTGGCCATCGGTTCCGTTAGATCGGTATGGGTCATTCGACCCGAGCCGGTTCTCCAGCTCAGCCGGTCCGGTTCTCTACTGCCTTGAGGTGGCCTTGCATTACAAAAATGAGGATTCCCCTTCCACAGTTGACACG AAAGTGGAGAGGCTGATGGGAGGGCTGAGAGGGAAGGAGGGGATGAGGTTCGAGGCAGAGTTGGGGTACATGGAGTTTCTGTTGCGAGTGAAGCGGGTAGAGGAAGAGGCGAAGGCGAAAGGTATATGGGGTGCCCCACACCCGTGGCTGAACCTGTTTGTGTCCAAAAACAATATTGGTGAGTTCGATCACGTTGTTTTCAAGAATATTTTGAAGCATGGCGTTGGTGGCCCAATGCTCCTCTATCCTTTGCTACGCTCCAA GTGGGATAGTCGGAAATCGGTGGCGCTGCCGGAGGGGGAGATTTTTTATTTGGTGGCGTTGCTCCGCTTCTGCTCGCCTTACCAAGACGGCTTATCTGTGCATCAAATGGTTGTACAGAATCAAGAGATTCTTCAAAGCTGCACTAAAAATGGGATAGACTACAAGTTGTACCTTCCTCACTACAACTCTGTGGAGGGGTGGAAGCGTCATTTCGGAAATCAATGGACCAGATTTCAAGAGAGGAAAGCACGGTTTGATCCAATGGCTATCCTTGCTCCTGGCcagaaaatattttcaagaaattggCAGCACTCATga